One window from the genome of Choloepus didactylus isolate mChoDid1 chromosome 2, mChoDid1.pri, whole genome shotgun sequence encodes:
- the DDX20 gene encoding probable ATP-dependent RNA helicase DDX20: MAAAFEAPEALATVETAIPADCVAAPVSAPEPVPGPVRSLRTAHDVSGPRTRTGDVLLAEPADFESLLLSRPVLEGLRAAGFERPSPVQLKAIPLGRCGLDLIVQAKSGTGKTCVFSTIALDSLVIENLSTQILILAPTREIAVQIHSVITAIGIKMEGLECHVFIGGTPLSQDKTRLKKCHIAVGSPGRIKQLIELDYLNAASIRLFILDEADKLLEEGSFQEQINWIYSSLPASKQMLAVSATYPEFLANALTKYMRDPTFVRLNASDPSLIGLKQYYKVVNSYPLAHKIFEEKAQHLQELFSRIPFNQALVFSNLHSRAQHLSDILSSKGFPAECISGNMNQDQRLDAMAKLKQFHCRVLISTDLTSRGIDAEKVNLVVNLDVPLDWETYMHRIGRAGRFGTLGLTVTYCCRGEEENMMMNIAQKCNLNLFPLPDPIPPDLMEECLDWDVEVKAAVHTYGLASIPTQPLKKQIQKIERTFQSQKAHGNQTRTTSLSASSVKSKMNTKQKLPAKSHSECGIMEKSVSPKELDCAVQLEEQSKDSVQSPVENSTDNQHQVKGLPMSLPKIPCLSSFKIHVPCTLTFAELVEDYEHYIKEGLEKPVEIIRHYTGPGDQTVNPQNGFLKNRVTDKRVQILASSGQSGDSESDSDSYSSRTSSQGKGNKSYMEGSSDTLLKDPESTSVDGHNSLEQPLNGNDTLNLEEYQEPPEIQIKARYKEGANQRAKQSRRNLPRRSSYRLQAEPREDGLYDCHRETHPSFSDTYQDYEEYWRAYYRAWQEYYAAASQSYYWNAQRHPNWMAAYHMNTIYLQEMMRGNQ; this comes from the exons ATGGCGGCGGCGTTTGAAGCGCCAGAGGCCTTAGCAACCGTGGAGACGGCTATTCCTGCCGACTGTGTGGCCGCCCCGGTCTCAGCTCCGGAACCGGTTCCGGGGCCTGTGCGGAGCCTGCGGACGGCTCACGATGTCAGCGGCCCGCGGACCCGCACGGGCGACGTGCTGCTGGCGGAGCCGGCGGACTTCGAGTCCCTGCTGCTGTCGCGGCCGGTGCTGGAGGGGCTGCGGGCGGCCGGCTTCGAGCGGCCCTCGCCGGTGCAGCTCAAGGCCATTCCGTTGGGGCGTTGCGGCCTGG atttAATTGTTCAAGCTAAGTCTGGGACTGGGAAAACCTGTGTATTCTCCACCATTGCTTTGGACTCTCTTGTTATTGAAAACTTAAGTACCCAG attttgaTCTTGGCTCCTACAAGAGAAATTGCTGTACAGATTCATTCAGTTATCACAGCCATTGGAATCAAAATGGAAGGCTTAGAATGTCATGTTTTTATTGGAGGAACGCCATTATCACAAGACAAAACCAGACTTAAAAAGTGTCACATTGCTGTTGGATCTCCTG GCAGAATTAAACAACTCATAGAACTTGACTACCTGAATGCAGCCAGTATACGTCTTTTTATCCTTGatgaagcagataaacttttagaAGAAGGCAGCTTCCAGGAGcaaataaa tTGGATTTATTCTTCCTTGCCTGCTAGTAAACAGATGTTGGCAGTATCAGCTACTTACCCTGAGTTTTTGGCTAATGCTTTGACAAAGTATATGCGAGACCCTACTTTTGTAAGACTAAATGCCAGTGATCCAAGTCTCATAG GTTTGAAGCAGTATTACAAAGTTGTTAATTCATACCCTTTGGCTCATAAGATTTTTGAGGAAAAGGCTCAGCATTTACAGGAACTGTTCAGCAGAATTCCATTTAATCAAGCCTTAGTTTTTTCTAATTTGCATAGCAG AGCACAACATTTGTCTGATATCCTTTCTTCAAAAGGCTTTCCTGCTGAGTGCATTTCAG GTAACATGAATCAGGATCAGCGTCTTGATGCTATGGCTAAACTGAAGCAATTTCATTGCAGAGTCCTCATTTCCACAGATTTG ACTTCCCGTGGGATTGATGCTGAGAAGGTGAATCTGGTTGTAAATTTGGATGTACCATTGGACTGGGAGACATACATGCATCGAATTGGCAGAGCCGGCCGttttg GTACATTGGGACTGACAGTGACTTACTGTTGCCggggagaagaagaaaatatgatGATGAATATTGCCCAGAAATGTAATCTCAACCTTTTTCCTTTACCAG ATCCCATTCCTCCTGATCTGATGGAAGAATGTTTGGATTGGGATGTGGAGGTTAAAGCTGCTGTGCATACATATGGCTTAGCAAGTATACCTACCCAACCCCTAAAAAAGCAAATTCAAAAAATAGAGAGAACATTTCAAAGTCAGAAAGCTCATGGCAACCAAACTAGAACTACTTCTCTATCTGCATCATCAGTCAAGTCAAAAATGAACACCAAACAGAAGCTTCCTGCGAAAAGCCACTCCGAGTGTGGAATCATGGAAAAATCAGTGTCACCAAAAGAATTGGATTGTGCTGTACAATTGGAAGAGCAAAGTAAGGATTCTGTTCAGAGTCCTGTTGAAAACTCTACCGATAATCAGCACCAGGTCAAAGGTTTACCTATGTCACTCCCCAAAattccttgtctgtcttccttTAAAATCCATGTACCATGCACTTTGACTTTTGCAGAATTGGTAGAGGATTATGAACACTATATTAAAGAGGGGCTAGAGAAACCTGTGGAAATCATCAGGCACTATACAGGTCCTGGGGATCAAACTGTGAatcctcaaaatggctttctgaaaAATAGAGTTACTGACAAGAGAGTGCAGATACTGGCGAGTAGTGGCCAATCTGGAGACTCTGAGAGTGATAGTGATTCTTATAGTTCAAGGACTTCTTCCCAGGGCAAAGGAAATAAGTCATACATGGAAGGCTCTTCTGATACTCTGCTGAAAGACCCGGAATCTACTTCTGTGGATGGCCATAACTCTTTGGAGCAACCTCTGAATGGAAATGACACCCTCAATCTGGAAGAATATCAAGAACCACCTGAAATCCAGATAAAGGCAAGGTATAAAGAGGGGGCTAACCAGAGAGCCAAGCAGAGCCGGAGAAACCTTCCCAGGCGGTCTTCCTATCGATTGCAGGCAGAACCCCGGGAAGATGGTTTGTATGACTGCCATAGGGAAACACATCCGAGTTTTTCTGATACCTATCAAGATTATGAGGAGTACTGGAGAGCTTACTACAGGGCATGGCAGGAATACTATGCTGCTGCTTCTCAGTCATATTACTGGAATGCACAGAGACATCCGAATTGGATGGCAGCGTACCACATGAATACCATTTATCTGCAGGAAATGATGCGTGGGAACCAGTGA